A single region of the Nomia melanderi isolate GNS246 chromosome 12, iyNomMela1, whole genome shotgun sequence genome encodes:
- the LOC116431902 gene encoding uncharacterized protein LOC116431902 isoform X1 encodes MEQADEVQINTVEVQSIPIIDLSSSLEPHSDNHVTIVENIPENRENCSQDYKDNVIETPLATDVCDLNIAVEEIAVEEKEIMKNVNADVINKLDQEVVNNDIQEAIENNIPETINNETEEDENQSINNVTEIEEKEPVETSEVKDNEKYVENESINEENIEVLNDDQERVTCKDKETQNLEEDNVCIITDTSTADTSAQCQALIKSISQTFESKDQSLHVADTDADLTKLVDGDSEVMVVTVETVDDSSETMEENIVVTVHEKDVTVNPSKNDPTTKTKETEETKIVNEEFDLIDYSQETDGTIIEVISTEVVQSEVSETSIEEEDKEILKHSTSETDPIISTVSKITCKPEIVHNVSVNEDEIERKSNDTDQENSEEQIEVQSDNEAKTEHCDSPNKNNLEEKHISNETNVIPTSTDNTKEESEVNEIDKPISITTKRSVIQDIFDDWGDENAEEDNQSVSKEQDIVEIELKSLLDDTKTTQNVEEGTVMIVKEEIACIGKEATDTDKTVGFIKGNKEMQISKEQSDNNQTVKKQQNVKSLKKESVNFTVSQNFSKSLKNTTHDSITFNQTSSQTKIISHVNRGRSFSSQIASQAEVTEALKERFREKQKMVEAPPGPDIFFVKKLTQRLSSKLGGGPMSTLPALIPLSQPAVPSTPADKKTIDNANVEINKDINIETNKGSSKESSSDNKELLAILEGDVDPDWSNLKPPTLTEEGKGPVNIEETGHNTPPKLDPLVERELALKQLLELPITSVKKVASRKKKTFKSASNKATKDMEEKPVSEVEKEVISIDLETDSTEPILKDTRIDADTSAVIIETTPEKSIDLIAKEVRVDESRSGRKRKLTEKAREHEEQLNIVKRQKVYKNKVSLNKKQSQDNEVQSVADATLITENHEPKQGTIPNVTSNEAHVPITKEEINKELTNKVDSTLDKLDSTPIRRPKQNLNKKGSQSIPKRNIVVKKILKQNMSSGKKVALKAKLSATSKKSGSKVTSKSKQSMQSSSGDSKPKKKIINEIDRLLQDEGVVNLLYDVEQPDKKRLIPITKSQAKVMDIQKVQRELNFRKKLVRNAVLRLRTATTGVSKVSPRSKRTSIHLSDVQTDKKVGEQIVTGKSNATSQQEFILPAKIRNAADASVIIRRHSSSSFSSASGSPRVSIDSPEKVEGSKTDEGSHSLRSMKRRLSDEATNAKKSKKKTVQRADTETIAANNIDDKALRPKKSDSKKGDKNSKQVDATVVEETSSGKVITRSNGTTTGKVTSKSKKTAKNKVTFAKTSESDNNEEFSKGEDELSACLAEAVSALSVVSAGNRSGSSTANRKSKVTANVTKISESDNNKTKTETRSQFSNKEINVRRHGNLVQLILTPSSSTKLRNALTLQMMQEFRETLSILERDDDCRVVLLTSTGSSFCEGLELSMLLHTNKEERRLRAEEMADAVKDFIKSLASFNKPIVAGVQGAAVGLGVTMLPLFDLVIASDKATFSTPYGKLGQIAEGAAVFTLSHILGSAITSELLLGGRTLTASEALRAGLVTRVLWPDRFQVELLPTLKAMSEQSSQSMEATKALLRHSLRKKLDAALESETYLLIQHWCSTECQTAVKAYIDGKVQ; translated from the exons ATGGAACAAGCAGATGAAGTACAGATTAATACTGTTGAAGTGCAATCTATACCTATAATAGATCTTTCCTCTTCATTGGAACCACATTCAGACAACCATGTGACAATTGTAGAAAACATTCCTGAAAATCGGGAAAATTGTTCCCAGGATTATAAGGACAATGTAATCGAAACTCCTTTAGCCACAGATGTTTGCGATCTAAATATTGCAGTTGAAGAAATTGCAGTAGAAGAGAAAGAGATCATGAAAAATGTTAATGCTGACGTAATCAACAAGTTGGACCAAGAGGTAGTTAATAATGATATACAAGAggcaattgaaaataatataccaGAGACAATTAATAATGAGACAGAAGAGGATGAGAACCAGagtataaataatgtaacagAGATCGAAGAAAAAGAACCTGTAGAAACAAGTGAAGTTAAAGACAATGAAAAGTATGTGGAGAATGAATccataaatgaagaaaatatagaagTTTTAAATGATGATCAAGAACGTGTCACGTGTAAAGATAAAGAAACACAAAATCTTGAGGAAGATAACGTCTGTATAATTACAGATACAAGTACAGCCGATACCAGTGCTCAGTGTCAAGCATTAATTAAGTCTATTAGCCAAACTTTTGAAAGTAAGGATCAATCATTGCACGTTGCAGATACAGATGCAGATTTGACTAAACTAGTCGATGGTGATTCAGAAGTAATGGTAGTAACGGTAGAAACAGTAGACGATTCAAGTGAAACAATGGAAGAAAATATTGTTGTAACTGTACATGAAAAAGATGTTACAGTAAATCCAAGTAAAAATGATCCTACaacaaaaacgaaagaaactgaGGAAACCAAAATTGTGAATgaagaatttgatttaattgacTATAGTCAAGAGACTGATGGGACTATTATTGAAGTGATTTCAACAGAAGTAGTGCAATCAGAGGTTTCTGAAACATCTATTGAAGAAGAGGATAAAGAGATTTTGAAACATTCTACTTCTGAAACTGATCCTATAATTTCGactgtttcaaaaattacatGTAAACCAGAAATTGTACATAAtgttagtgttaatgaagatGAAATAGAAAGGAAAAGTAATGATACTGATCAAGAAAACAGTGAAGAACAAATAGAAGTACAGTCAGATAATGAAGCAAAGACTGAACATTGTGATAGccctaataaaaataatttggaaGAGAAACATATTAGTAATGAGACCAATGTCATCCCCACAAGTACAGATAACACGAAAGAAGAAAGTGAAGTAAATGAAATAGATAAACCAATTTCTATAACTACAAAAAGAAGTGTAATTCAAGATATATTTGATGATTGGGGTGATGAAAATGCAGAAGAAGATAATCAGTCTGTTTCTAAAGAACAAGATATTgtagaaattgaattgaaaagcTTATTAGATGATACGAAAACAACTCAAAATGTGGAAGAAGGTACAGTAATGATTGTTAAAGAGGAAATTGCTTGTATAGGGAAAGAGGCTACAGATACTGATAAAACTGTAGGATTTATTAAAGGAAATAAAGAAATGCAAATATCAAAGGAACAGTCAGATAATAATCAAACTGTCAAAAAACAACAAAACGTTAAATCGTTAAAAAAGGAATCAGTAAATTTTACAGTGTCACAAAATTTTAGTAAATCTTTAAAGAACACAACGCACGATTCTATTACGTTTAATCAAACATCATCTCAAACGAAAATTATTTCTCATGTTAATCGTGGTCGTAGCTTCAGTAGTCAAATAGCTTCACAAGCTGAAGTGACAGAGGCATTAAAGGAACGATTTCGTGAGAAACAAAAAATGGTAGAAGCACCACCTGGGCCTGACATATTCTTTGTTAAGAAACTAACTCAAAGATTATCAAGTAAATTAGGAGGTGGACCAATGAGTACTTTACCTGCACTTATACCACTGTCTCAACCTGCTGTTCCATCCACTCCTGCAGACAAGAAAACCATAGATAATGCAaatgtagaaattaataaagatattaatatagaaactaACAAAGGAAGTAGTAAAGAAAGCAGTTCTGATAACAAAGAATTGTTGGCGATATTGGAAGGTGATGTAGATCCTGATTGGTCAAATTTGAAACCACCAACTTTGACAGAAGAGGGGAAGGGTCCAGTAAATATTGAAGAGACTGGTCATAATACACCACCAAAACTTGATCCTTTGGTTGAAAGAGAGTTAGCATTAAAGCAACTTTTGGAATTACCTATTACGTCTGTTAAAAAAGTTGCTtcaagaaagaagaaaacattCAAATCTGCATCTAATAAAGCTACCAAGGATATGGAAGAAAAGCCTGTTTCTGAAGTAGAAAAGGAAGTTATTAGTATTGACTTAGAAACTGATTCTACAGAACCAATTTTAAAAGATACGAGAATAGACGCTGACACATCTGctgtaattattgaaactacTCCAGAGAAGAGTATAGACTTAATTGCAAAAGAAGTGAGAGTAGATGAATCAAGATCGGGTAGAAAACGAAAACTTACAGAAAAAGCTAGAGAGCATGAAGAACAACTTAATATTGTAAAACGtcaaaaagtatataaaaataaagtttcattgaataaGAAACAGTCCCAAGATAATGAAGTACAATCTGTAGCTGATGCAACTTTAATTACTGAGAATCATGAACCTAAACAGGGTACCATTCCTAATGTTACAAGTAATGAAGCTCATGTACCAATAACAAAGGAAGAGATAAATAAAGAGCTTACAAATAAAGTAGATTCAACATTGGATAAACTAGATAGCACGCCTATAAGACGTCCAAAGCAGAATCTTAATAAAAAAGGATCTCAATCTATTCCTAAAAGGAATATAGttgtgaagaaaatattaaaacaaaacatGTCCTCTGGTAAAAAAGTTGCTTTAAAAGCAAAATTGAGTGCAACATCAAAAAAGTCTGGATCAAAAGTAACTTCAAAAAGTAAGCAATCAATGCAAAGTAGTTCTGGAGACTCTAAACCAAAGAAGaagattattaatgaaatagatAGATTACTCCAAGATGAAGGCgttgtaaatttattatacgATGTAGAACAACCAGACAAAAAACGTCTAATCCCTATAACTAAGTCTCAAGCAAAAGTTATGGACATTCAGAAAGTACAACGTGAACTCAATTTTAGAAAGAAATTAGTACGCAATGCTGTTCTAAGATTACGTACTGCAACAACAGGTGTATCCAAAGTTTCTCCTAGGTCCAAAAGAACTTCTATACACTTAAGTGATGTGCAAACAGATAAAAAAGTTGGAGAACAAATTGTAACGGGAAAATCAAACGCCACATCTcaacaagaatttattttaccTGCAAAAATAAGAAATGCAGCAGATGCATCTGTAATAATTAGGAGACATTCGTCCAGTTCTTTTTCCAGTGCATCTGGAAGTCCTAGAGTCAGCATTGACAGTCCAGAGAAAGTTGAGGGAAGTAAAACTGATGAAGGCTCTCATTCGTTGAGATCTATGAAGCGAAGACTTTCAGATGAAGCGACAAATGCGAAAAAGAGTAAAAAGAAAACTGTTCAAAGAGCTGATACAGAAACTATAGCTGCCAATAATATTGATGATAAAGCACTTCGCCCAAAAAAGTCAGATTCCAAAAAAGGTGATAAGAATTCCAAGCAAGTTGATGCTACCGTCGTAGAAGAAACCAGTTCAGGCAAAGTTATAACACGATCGAATGGTACAACTACAGGTAAGGTAACATCGAAAAGCAAAAAAACTGCAAAGAACAAAGTTACATTTGCTAAAACAAGTGAATCAGATAACAATGAAGAATTCTCCAAAGGAGAAGATGAACTTTCAGCCTGCCTTGCAGAAGCTGTAAGTGCTCTTTCAGTAGTCAGTGCTGGAAATCGGTCTGGAAGTTCTACAGCTAATCGTAAAAGCAAAG taaCCGCAAACGTAACTAAAATATCGGAGTCGGATAATAACAAGACAAAAACGGAGACACGAAGTCAATTCAGTAACAAAGAGATAAACGTACGACGTCACGGTAATCTTGTACAACTAATACTCACTCCATCGTCTTCAACGAAATTAAGAAATGCTCTGACGTTACAG aTGATGCAAGAGTTCCGTGAAACGTTATCAATCCTGGAAAGAGATGACGATTGTAGGGTTGTCCTATTAACATCTACTGGTAGCAGTTTTTGCGAAGGTCTTGAACTTTCAATGTTGTTACATACAAATAAAGAAGAACGACGACTTCGAGCTGAAGAAATGGCAGACGCCGTTAA AGACTTTATTAAGAGTTTAGCATCGTTCAATAAACCAATCGTCGCTGGAGTTCAGGGCGCTGCAGTTGGACTCGGAGTAACAATGTTACCTTTGTTCGACCTTGTGATAGCTAGTGACAAAGCAACATTTAGCACTCCTTACGGAAAATTAGGTCAGATCGCTGAAGGTGCCGCTGTTTTCACATTATCACATATATTGGGAAGTGCAATT ACAAGTGAGTTACTTTTGGGTGGCAGAACTCTAACAGCTAGTGAAGCATTAAGGGCTGGTCTTGTTACACGAGTCTTATGGCCTGATAGATTTCAAGTTGAGTTATTGCCAACTTTGAAAGCTATGAGTGAACAGTCTTCACAG TCTATGGAAGCTACAAAGGCTTTGTTACGCCACAGCTTGAGGAAAAAATTAGACGCAGCATTGGAATCGGAAACGTATTTACTGATTCAACACTGGTGTTCCACAGAATGTCAAACTGCCGTGAAGGCTTACATAGACGGCAAAGTCCAATAA
- the LOC116431902 gene encoding uncharacterized protein LOC116431902 isoform X3, producing the protein MEQADEVQINTVEVQSIPIIDLSSSLEPHSDNHVTIVENIPENRENCSQDYKDNVIETPLATDVCDLNIAVEEIAVEEKEIMKNVNADVINKLDQEVVNNDIQEAIENNIPETINNETEEDENQSINNVTEIEEKEPVETSEVKDNEKYVENESINEENIEVLNDDQERVTCKDKETQNLEEDNVCIITDTSTADTSAQCQALIKSISQTFESKDQSLHVADTDADLTKLVDGDSEVMVVTVETVDDSSETMEENIVVTVHEKDVTVNPSKNDPTTKTKETEETKIVNEEFDLIDYSQETDGTIIEVISTEVVQSEVSETSIEEEDKEILKHSTSETDPIISTVSKITCKPEIVHNVSVNEDEIERKSNDTDQENSEEQIEVQSDNEAKTEHCDSPNKNNLEEKHISNETNVIPTSTDNTKEESEVNEIDKPISITTKRSVIQDIFDDWGDENAEEDNQSVSKEQDIVEIELKSLLDDTKTTQNVEEGTVMIVKEEIACIGKEATDTDKTVGFIKGNKEMQISKEQSDNNQTVKKQQNVKSLKKESVNFTVSQNFSKSLKNTTHDSITFNQTSSQTKIISHVNRGRSFSSQIASQAEVTEALKERFREKQKMVEAPPGPDIFFVKKLTQRLSSKLGGGPMSTLPALIPLSQPAVPSTPADKKTIDNANVEINKDINIETNKGSSKESSSDNKELLAILEGDVDPDWSNLKPPTLTEEGKGPVNIEETGHNTPPKLDPLVERELALKQLLELPITSVKKVASRKKKTFKSASNKATKDMEEKPVSEVEKEVISIDLETDSTEPILKDTRIDADTSAVIIETTPEKSIDLIAKEVRVDESRSGRKRKLTEKAREHEEQLNIVKRQKVYKNKVSLNKKQSQDNEVQSVADATLITENHEPKQGTIPNVTSNEAHVPITKEEINKELTNKVDSTLDKLDSTPIRRPKQNLNKKGSQSIPKRNIVVKKILKQNMSSGKKVALKAKLSATSKKSGSKVTSKSKQSMQSSSGDSKPKKKIINEIDRLLQDEGVVNLLYDVEQPDKKRLIPITKSQAKVMDIQKVQRELNFRKKLVRNAVLRLRTATTGVSKVSPRSKRTSIHLSDVQTDKKVGEQIVTGKSNATSQQEFILPAKIRNAADASVIIRRHSSSSFSSASGSPRVSIDSPEKVEGSKTDEGSHSLRSMKRRLSDEATNAKKSKKKTVQRADTETIAANNIDDKALRPKKSDSKKGDKNSKQVDATVVEETSSGKVITRSNGTTTVTANVTKISESDNNKTKTETRSQFSNKEINVRRHGNLVQLILTPSSSTKLRNALTLQMMQEFRETLSILERDDDCRVVLLTSTGSSFCEGLELSMLLHTNKEERRLRAEEMADAVKDFIKSLASFNKPIVAGVQGAAVGLGVTMLPLFDLVIASDKATFSTPYGKLGQIAEGAAVFTLSHILGSAITSELLLGGRTLTASEALRAGLVTRVLWPDRFQVELLPTLKAMSEQSSQSMEATKALLRHSLRKKLDAALESETYLLIQHWCSTECQTAVKAYIDGKVQ; encoded by the exons ATGGAACAAGCAGATGAAGTACAGATTAATACTGTTGAAGTGCAATCTATACCTATAATAGATCTTTCCTCTTCATTGGAACCACATTCAGACAACCATGTGACAATTGTAGAAAACATTCCTGAAAATCGGGAAAATTGTTCCCAGGATTATAAGGACAATGTAATCGAAACTCCTTTAGCCACAGATGTTTGCGATCTAAATATTGCAGTTGAAGAAATTGCAGTAGAAGAGAAAGAGATCATGAAAAATGTTAATGCTGACGTAATCAACAAGTTGGACCAAGAGGTAGTTAATAATGATATACAAGAggcaattgaaaataatataccaGAGACAATTAATAATGAGACAGAAGAGGATGAGAACCAGagtataaataatgtaacagAGATCGAAGAAAAAGAACCTGTAGAAACAAGTGAAGTTAAAGACAATGAAAAGTATGTGGAGAATGAATccataaatgaagaaaatatagaagTTTTAAATGATGATCAAGAACGTGTCACGTGTAAAGATAAAGAAACACAAAATCTTGAGGAAGATAACGTCTGTATAATTACAGATACAAGTACAGCCGATACCAGTGCTCAGTGTCAAGCATTAATTAAGTCTATTAGCCAAACTTTTGAAAGTAAGGATCAATCATTGCACGTTGCAGATACAGATGCAGATTTGACTAAACTAGTCGATGGTGATTCAGAAGTAATGGTAGTAACGGTAGAAACAGTAGACGATTCAAGTGAAACAATGGAAGAAAATATTGTTGTAACTGTACATGAAAAAGATGTTACAGTAAATCCAAGTAAAAATGATCCTACaacaaaaacgaaagaaactgaGGAAACCAAAATTGTGAATgaagaatttgatttaattgacTATAGTCAAGAGACTGATGGGACTATTATTGAAGTGATTTCAACAGAAGTAGTGCAATCAGAGGTTTCTGAAACATCTATTGAAGAAGAGGATAAAGAGATTTTGAAACATTCTACTTCTGAAACTGATCCTATAATTTCGactgtttcaaaaattacatGTAAACCAGAAATTGTACATAAtgttagtgttaatgaagatGAAATAGAAAGGAAAAGTAATGATACTGATCAAGAAAACAGTGAAGAACAAATAGAAGTACAGTCAGATAATGAAGCAAAGACTGAACATTGTGATAGccctaataaaaataatttggaaGAGAAACATATTAGTAATGAGACCAATGTCATCCCCACAAGTACAGATAACACGAAAGAAGAAAGTGAAGTAAATGAAATAGATAAACCAATTTCTATAACTACAAAAAGAAGTGTAATTCAAGATATATTTGATGATTGGGGTGATGAAAATGCAGAAGAAGATAATCAGTCTGTTTCTAAAGAACAAGATATTgtagaaattgaattgaaaagcTTATTAGATGATACGAAAACAACTCAAAATGTGGAAGAAGGTACAGTAATGATTGTTAAAGAGGAAATTGCTTGTATAGGGAAAGAGGCTACAGATACTGATAAAACTGTAGGATTTATTAAAGGAAATAAAGAAATGCAAATATCAAAGGAACAGTCAGATAATAATCAAACTGTCAAAAAACAACAAAACGTTAAATCGTTAAAAAAGGAATCAGTAAATTTTACAGTGTCACAAAATTTTAGTAAATCTTTAAAGAACACAACGCACGATTCTATTACGTTTAATCAAACATCATCTCAAACGAAAATTATTTCTCATGTTAATCGTGGTCGTAGCTTCAGTAGTCAAATAGCTTCACAAGCTGAAGTGACAGAGGCATTAAAGGAACGATTTCGTGAGAAACAAAAAATGGTAGAAGCACCACCTGGGCCTGACATATTCTTTGTTAAGAAACTAACTCAAAGATTATCAAGTAAATTAGGAGGTGGACCAATGAGTACTTTACCTGCACTTATACCACTGTCTCAACCTGCTGTTCCATCCACTCCTGCAGACAAGAAAACCATAGATAATGCAaatgtagaaattaataaagatattaatatagaaactaACAAAGGAAGTAGTAAAGAAAGCAGTTCTGATAACAAAGAATTGTTGGCGATATTGGAAGGTGATGTAGATCCTGATTGGTCAAATTTGAAACCACCAACTTTGACAGAAGAGGGGAAGGGTCCAGTAAATATTGAAGAGACTGGTCATAATACACCACCAAAACTTGATCCTTTGGTTGAAAGAGAGTTAGCATTAAAGCAACTTTTGGAATTACCTATTACGTCTGTTAAAAAAGTTGCTtcaagaaagaagaaaacattCAAATCTGCATCTAATAAAGCTACCAAGGATATGGAAGAAAAGCCTGTTTCTGAAGTAGAAAAGGAAGTTATTAGTATTGACTTAGAAACTGATTCTACAGAACCAATTTTAAAAGATACGAGAATAGACGCTGACACATCTGctgtaattattgaaactacTCCAGAGAAGAGTATAGACTTAATTGCAAAAGAAGTGAGAGTAGATGAATCAAGATCGGGTAGAAAACGAAAACTTACAGAAAAAGCTAGAGAGCATGAAGAACAACTTAATATTGTAAAACGtcaaaaagtatataaaaataaagtttcattgaataaGAAACAGTCCCAAGATAATGAAGTACAATCTGTAGCTGATGCAACTTTAATTACTGAGAATCATGAACCTAAACAGGGTACCATTCCTAATGTTACAAGTAATGAAGCTCATGTACCAATAACAAAGGAAGAGATAAATAAAGAGCTTACAAATAAAGTAGATTCAACATTGGATAAACTAGATAGCACGCCTATAAGACGTCCAAAGCAGAATCTTAATAAAAAAGGATCTCAATCTATTCCTAAAAGGAATATAGttgtgaagaaaatattaaaacaaaacatGTCCTCTGGTAAAAAAGTTGCTTTAAAAGCAAAATTGAGTGCAACATCAAAAAAGTCTGGATCAAAAGTAACTTCAAAAAGTAAGCAATCAATGCAAAGTAGTTCTGGAGACTCTAAACCAAAGAAGaagattattaatgaaatagatAGATTACTCCAAGATGAAGGCgttgtaaatttattatacgATGTAGAACAACCAGACAAAAAACGTCTAATCCCTATAACTAAGTCTCAAGCAAAAGTTATGGACATTCAGAAAGTACAACGTGAACTCAATTTTAGAAAGAAATTAGTACGCAATGCTGTTCTAAGATTACGTACTGCAACAACAGGTGTATCCAAAGTTTCTCCTAGGTCCAAAAGAACTTCTATACACTTAAGTGATGTGCAAACAGATAAAAAAGTTGGAGAACAAATTGTAACGGGAAAATCAAACGCCACATCTcaacaagaatttattttaccTGCAAAAATAAGAAATGCAGCAGATGCATCTGTAATAATTAGGAGACATTCGTCCAGTTCTTTTTCCAGTGCATCTGGAAGTCCTAGAGTCAGCATTGACAGTCCAGAGAAAGTTGAGGGAAGTAAAACTGATGAAGGCTCTCATTCGTTGAGATCTATGAAGCGAAGACTTTCAGATGAAGCGACAAATGCGAAAAAGAGTAAAAAGAAAACTGTTCAAAGAGCTGATACAGAAACTATAGCTGCCAATAATATTGATGATAAAGCACTTCGCCCAAAAAAGTCAGATTCCAAAAAAGGTGATAAGAATTCCAAGCAAGTTGATGCTACCGTCGTAGAAGAAACCAGTTCAGGCAAAGTTATAACACGATCGAATGGTACAACTACAG taaCCGCAAACGTAACTAAAATATCGGAGTCGGATAATAACAAGACAAAAACGGAGACACGAAGTCAATTCAGTAACAAAGAGATAAACGTACGACGTCACGGTAATCTTGTACAACTAATACTCACTCCATCGTCTTCAACGAAATTAAGAAATGCTCTGACGTTACAG aTGATGCAAGAGTTCCGTGAAACGTTATCAATCCTGGAAAGAGATGACGATTGTAGGGTTGTCCTATTAACATCTACTGGTAGCAGTTTTTGCGAAGGTCTTGAACTTTCAATGTTGTTACATACAAATAAAGAAGAACGACGACTTCGAGCTGAAGAAATGGCAGACGCCGTTAA AGACTTTATTAAGAGTTTAGCATCGTTCAATAAACCAATCGTCGCTGGAGTTCAGGGCGCTGCAGTTGGACTCGGAGTAACAATGTTACCTTTGTTCGACCTTGTGATAGCTAGTGACAAAGCAACATTTAGCACTCCTTACGGAAAATTAGGTCAGATCGCTGAAGGTGCCGCTGTTTTCACATTATCACATATATTGGGAAGTGCAATT ACAAGTGAGTTACTTTTGGGTGGCAGAACTCTAACAGCTAGTGAAGCATTAAGGGCTGGTCTTGTTACACGAGTCTTATGGCCTGATAGATTTCAAGTTGAGTTATTGCCAACTTTGAAAGCTATGAGTGAACAGTCTTCACAG TCTATGGAAGCTACAAAGGCTTTGTTACGCCACAGCTTGAGGAAAAAATTAGACGCAGCATTGGAATCGGAAACGTATTTACTGATTCAACACTGGTGTTCCACAGAATGTCAAACTGCCGTGAAGGCTTACATAGACGGCAAAGTCCAATAA